Genomic segment of Candidatus Chlorohelix allophototropha:
TTGGGTTACTCAGTGTTTGAGCAACCATCAAGATTGACTGTAGAATACTACTTTTCCCTGAGCTATTCTGTCCCGATAGCACAGTAAGCCCTGCTAATTCAAGCTCACCTGAGTCATCTATTGGTTTAAAACGTTTTATTCTCCACATCTTTAGCATAAATCAACCTGCCTTACTTGTTATAAATTATAAAAATTTCTTAACATTTGGATTTTTCAGTGCAAAAATAAGTTTAGAGCAATTCTGAAAACTAGAGCGCAAAGAAGGTTAAATAAGTCGCGTTTGTAACAAGCAAGTCATTACAATGTAAATATTCACTTCCAAATTTTGTAGATTCAGAACTGCCGATTTGTAGGTCTTTAAAACTGATAAGGTCGGTAATGTTAAAAGCTGCGTCAAGCTCTGCGGTCATTTATAACTACCTCCCTGAAAACGACTAATCCACAAATTTGTGTGGTTATCCACAACTGCTAGGCACAAGGCATTAAAAAATTACTATATATTGTGGATAACTTAGAAGGTCTAACATGTTTTACCATAATGAGCGGGATATGTCAATATAATTCAGTGGGTAAACGGTGGGTAAATATATTTACCTGATTTTCAGGTTATACCTTGACAGCCCCCGCAACGGGGAACATAATATGCTACAGAATTTTCACTATCGTGCAAATTTCGTTGTATGTTGTGAGAAAAGACTCAAGCAGCTATATTTGCTCTGAGGTAGTACAAATGCTCCCGCGTTCAATGTTCTTTACGCTTTACGGGGTTTATATCCGGCATTTTGGTGAAGAAATCCGCATGGGCAGCCTGATAAGATTGCTGGCAAAGGATTGGCGCGGCGGTGAAGCTTTTGACCTTTTCCGGCGCTATGACGGTTTGTTAGCTGAAGGAGCAGGACGTTATTTTTATCGGCTTTATACGCCTGATGTTTCAGCCGCCCTCGATGAAAAAGCTATTAGAGGGTTACGCGCTCAGCTTGACCCTTTCAGCGTTAGTTGAAAATATGACAAAAGTGAGATGAATAGAATGTATTTCAACGCCGAAATAGAAACTATGCCCCGCGATGAGTTGCGGAAATTGCAACTGGAACGCCTTAAACAAACGCTTGGCTATGCTTATACAAAAGTGGCTTTCCATCAGCACCAGTTTCAACAAGCCAATGTTACGCCTGATTCGTTGCATACGCTGGAAGATTTGAACAAATTCCCCTTCATAACCAAACCACAATTGCGAGAAAATTACCCGTTCGGGCTGTTCGCGGTCAAGCCCAACGATAAGGATAAAATAGTGCGTCTGCACGCTTCCAGCGGCACAAAAGGCAAACCGACAGTAGTGGGTTACACCGCCCACGATATAGAAGTATGGGCGGAGAGTTGCGCCCGCGCAATCGCCTGCGCGGGAGGCAAACCCGGTGATGTGTTGCATGTGGCATATGGCTACGGGCTTTTCACGGGCGGGTTAGGCTTGCACTACGGAGGCGAGAAACTCGGCGCGTGTGTGATACCCGCATCTGGAGGCAATACGCCACGTCAGATATTATTGATGCAAGATTTTCAAGCGCAAGGGCTGTGCTGTACCCCTAGTTATGCCTTGAATCTGGCAGAATATCTCAAAGAGCATAATATCCCGTTGGAAAGTCTGAATCTCAAGTACGGTATTTTGGGTGCAGAACCCTGGACTGAGGAAATTCGGGTCAAGGTTGAGGAGGGCTTGGGCTTGATTGCGCTGGACATCTACGGGTTGAGCGAAATCACCGGACCGGGCGTATCAATGGAATGTCCGTACAAACAGGGCTTGCATATCTGGGAAGATTATTACCTACCGGAAATAATAAACCCTGCTACCCTCGAACCCTTACCGGACGGTGAAATCGGCGAACTGGTCTTTACTACGCTGGCAAAAGAAGCCATCCCTATGATTCGTTACCGCACCGGCGACTTGTGTAACCTAACCTACGAAAAATGCGATTGCGGACGCACGCATGCCCGCATGGGCAAAATCAAAGGGCGCATAGATGACATGCTGATTGTGCGTGGCATCAATGTTTTCCCTTCCGAGATTGAGCGCGTGCTACTGGAATTTGAGGAACTCGCGCCACATTATCAGATTGTGCTGGAGCGCCCGGAAGTGCTGGATGTTGTGACGGTTCATTGCGAATCCACCACCGCCTTTACAGTGAGTGTCTTCGGAGATGCCGAGCATGACGAGGAACATCATCTTTTGAGCAGTTTGCGTCAACATATTATGTTGAAACTGAGAGAGGGTCTGGGAGTCAGTTTGCAGGTGAAAATCAACCCACCTCACACCATTCCCCGCAGCGAAGGCAAAGCGGTGCGCGTAGTGGATAATCGACCAAAATAAAATTCTTATAGCTAATAATCGTGAGGAAAAACATGGTTGTTATGGTAGCGCTGTACAAAGAACCCGCCAACCGGGCAGAATTTGATAAATATTATTGGGAAACACATTTGCTGCTTGCCGGAAAAATCCCCGGCTTGTTAAAAAGTGAAGTATGCACCTTTTACGAACTAGAGGGCGGGGGTGAGCTTCCCTATTACCTAATGACCAAACTTTATTTTAACAGCAAGGAAGAAATGGCAGCCGCTTTCGCCACCCCTGAAGGACGCGCTACCGCCAAAGACCTGCGGAATTTCACCACACCGAGCAGTGTCACCATCACTTACGCCGAAGTTAAAGAATAAGAAAGGGTATGGATAAATGGGCTTTGAGAATATTATCTATGCGAAAGTGGGAGTAGGTATCGCTAAGGTAACGCTGAATCGCCCCGAAGCGATTAACGCTTACACGCTGCTGATGCTAGGCGAGATGGCAGAGGCGTTTGCACAAGCCAAAGCCGATTCTGAAGTTCGCACCGTTATTCTGACCGGGGCAGGGCGTGGTTTCTGCGCAGGGGCTGACCTACGCACCACCAGCACAATGGATTTTGAGAACGCACTACGTACCTATTATCGCCCTATGATTGAAGGCATTACCGGAATGGGTAAACCTGTAATCGCAATGGTAAACGGAGTAGCAGCGGGCGCGGGTATGTCCACCACTCTCGCTTGTGATTTCCGGGTAGCAGCTACTAACACACGCTTTGTAACCGCCTTCTCTAAAATAGGGTTAGTGCCAGACGCGGGTATGTCATACCATCTACCGCGCCTTATCGGAATTGCCCGCGCTCAGGAAATGATTTCTCTGAACCGGGATGTGAGCGGGGAAGAAGCGGTATCAATAGGCTTAGCAACCAAAGTAGTAGCCCCTGAAGAACTTGAAAAAGCTACGCTGGAAATGGCGCACTCGCTGGCTAATACCACTACGCTGGCTTTTGGCATAACTCGCCAGATGTTGCATAGCGCCTTGCAGATGACTCTGGATGAAGCGTTGGCACAGGAAGAAAAGAATCAGGCAATTGCCGGAGCGAGCGAAGATTTCAAAGAAGGGGTAGCCGCCTTTATGGAGAAACGCGCCCCAAATTTCAAAGGGAAGTAATTTTTTGAAGTAGTTGTAAGGAGAAGTACAAATGGCAACCACTATTACTATGAGTGAAGCTGAGATTGAAGCGGCAATGCTGGCAAAAATCGAGAATGGCGAAAAGCTTGAGCCAAACGACCCGATGACCGCCGAATACCGCGAGTTGCTGCTGAACCTGCTTACCATGCAAGCGGATAGCGAGCTTTCCGGCGGGTACGGCTATATCCCATGGATTAGCCAAGCGCCCACCATCGAGGAAAAATTGATTGTTGCCAATATTGTGCGGGACGAGATTTTGCATGGCAAACGCATGTATAAATTGCTGGAAGATTTGGGGGTAGAAGTCGATTCGCGTATCAGGGAAAACGATGAAGCTTTTCTGTATCGGCTGGACGATAACAGCGCCAACATCGGGACACAACGCGCCAAAACCGATAAGCGGGTTAACATCTTCTACTACCCGATTGAAACTTGGACTGATTTTATAATGTTCAATTTCTGCATGGATCGCGGAGCGGGTCACCAATTGCATGATGCGCTACATTGCAGCTACGCACCATGGGCGCGGGTCACCGAACAAATCTTCAAGGAAGAGGTAACACATGTGGCGCATGGCGAGAAGTGGGTAAAGAAATTGGCACAAGACCCCGCAACCCGCGAGGAATGTCAGCAAACCTTTAACAAATGGTATCTGCGCACGATGAACATATTCGGGCGCGGTAACAGCCCCAAAAACGCGCTGTATCGCAAATATCGCCTCAAGTTGCGCGATAACGATGAAGTGCGCGATACTTTTCATCGGGAAGTGGTTGAATTGGTTACAAAGTGGGGGCTGACCGTACCGGAATGGAAACCGGAGAATATATAACGAGCGTTATATATTCAGCCGAGAAAAATAAGGGAAATAGGCGATGGAAGAAGCGGTAATTGTCTCGGCAGTGCGCACCCCTATTGGGCGGTATGGAGGCGCATTGGCAACAGTGCGCCCGGATAATTTGGGCGCAATCGTTATTGCCGAAGCAATCAGGCGCACAGGTATAGAAGCAAGCATGGTTGAAGATGTAATCTTCGGCTGTGCCAATCAGTCGGGCGAAGATAACCGCAACGTGGCACGTATGAGCCTTTTGCTGGCAGGCTTGCCCATTGAAACGGCGGGTGTAACGGTGAATCGTTTGTGCGGTAGCGGACTGCAAGCGGTAAACGATGCGGCACGTGCCATCAAAGTGGGCGAGGGCGAGGTACTAATAGCTGGCGGAGTAGAGAGTATGACCCGCGCTCCTTTTGTAATGGCAAAACCCACCGAGGCATGGCAGCGGGGCAACCCAACTTTGCATGATACTACGCTCGGTTGGCGTTTCATCAATCCGCGCCTTTCCGAGATGTACTACCCTTACAACATGGGCGAAACCGCCGAAAACGTGGTGGACAAGTATAAAATCAGTCGAGAAGATCAGGATTTGTTCGCCTACAATTCGCAGAAGCGCGCCACCAATGCTATCGGTGAGGGAAAGTTCAAAGCAGAGATTGTTCCGGTGAAAGTGCCCCAACGCAAAGGCGAACCGTTTCTGTTTGATACGGACGAACACCCCCGCGCCGATACTACTTTGGAAGCTCTTGCAAAACTCAAACCCGCTTTCCGCAAGGATGGAACTGTAACCGCCGGAAATAGTAGCGGCATCAATGATGGGGCTGCTGCGCTGGTGCTGATGTCCGGCAGCAAAGCAGCACAATTGGGTTTGAAACCTTTGGCGCGGATAGTGACATCAGCGGTGGCAGGGGTTGACCCGGCTACTATGGGGCTTGGACCTATTCCTGCCAGTCGCAAGGCGTTGCAACGCGCCGGGCTTACGGTAGCTGACTTAGATTTAATTGAGATTAACGAAGCCTTTGCTAGCCAAAGCCTCGCATGTATGCGCGAACTAGGACTCGACCCCGAAAAGGTGAACGTGAACGGCGGCGCAATCGCGCTAGGGCACCCGCTTGGTTGTAGCGGGGCGCGCATGCTTACTACTCTTTTATACGAGATGGAACGGCGCGGCTCAAGATATGGGCTGGCGACTATGTGCATCGGGGTAGGGCAGGGCATCGCAACTATCATAGAACGACTATAAACTCCCTTATCTCCTGCTTTTAAAAGACCCTCGGCTTGTTATTTTACCGAGGGTTTTTAGTTTCTCCAATTTTATAACTTGTCGAGGATTAGTGCGTTTTATTATTTAGAGAATCAATTATTTACTCTTAAAGAGGTCAATATGAAAACTCCACTAATCCGGTTTGTATCAATCCTTCTTTTTAC
This window contains:
- a CDS encoding thiolase family protein, which translates into the protein MEEAVIVSAVRTPIGRYGGALATVRPDNLGAIVIAEAIRRTGIEASMVEDVIFGCANQSGEDNRNVARMSLLLAGLPIETAGVTVNRLCGSGLQAVNDAARAIKVGEGEVLIAGGVESMTRAPFVMAKPTEAWQRGNPTLHDTTLGWRFINPRLSEMYYPYNMGETAENVVDKYKISREDQDLFAYNSQKRATNAIGEGKFKAEIVPVKVPQRKGEPFLFDTDEHPRADTTLEALAKLKPAFRKDGTVTAGNSSGINDGAAALVLMSGSKAAQLGLKPLARIVTSAVAGVDPATMGLGPIPASRKALQRAGLTVADLDLIEINEAFASQSLACMRELGLDPEKVNVNGGAIALGHPLGCSGARMLTTLLYEMERRGSRYGLATMCIGVGQGIATIIERL
- a CDS encoding 1,2-phenylacetyl-CoA epoxidase subunit PaaC, whose product is MATTITMSEAEIEAAMLAKIENGEKLEPNDPMTAEYRELLLNLLTMQADSELSGGYGYIPWISQAPTIEEKLIVANIVRDEILHGKRMYKLLEDLGVEVDSRIRENDEAFLYRLDDNSANIGTQRAKTDKRVNIFYYPIETWTDFIMFNFCMDRGAGHQLHDALHCSYAPWARVTEQIFKEEVTHVAHGEKWVKKLAQDPATREECQQTFNKWYLRTMNIFGRGNSPKNALYRKYRLKLRDNDEVRDTFHREVVELVTKWGLTVPEWKPENI
- a CDS encoding EthD family reductase, producing MVALYKEPANRAEFDKYYWETHLLLAGKIPGLLKSEVCTFYELEGGGELPYYLMTKLYFNSKEEMAAAFATPEGRATAKDLRNFTTPSSVTITYAEVKE
- a CDS encoding phenylacetate--CoA ligase family protein, whose translation is MYFNAEIETMPRDELRKLQLERLKQTLGYAYTKVAFHQHQFQQANVTPDSLHTLEDLNKFPFITKPQLRENYPFGLFAVKPNDKDKIVRLHASSGTKGKPTVVGYTAHDIEVWAESCARAIACAGGKPGDVLHVAYGYGLFTGGLGLHYGGEKLGACVIPASGGNTPRQILLMQDFQAQGLCCTPSYALNLAEYLKEHNIPLESLNLKYGILGAEPWTEEIRVKVEEGLGLIALDIYGLSEITGPGVSMECPYKQGLHIWEDYYLPEIINPATLEPLPDGEIGELVFTTLAKEAIPMIRYRTGDLCNLTYEKCDCGRTHARMGKIKGRIDDMLIVRGINVFPSEIERVLLEFEELAPHYQIVLERPEVLDVVTVHCESTTAFTVSVFGDAEHDEEHHLLSSLRQHIMLKLREGLGVSLQVKINPPHTIPRSEGKAVRVVDNRPK
- a CDS encoding enoyl-CoA hydratase/isomerase family protein produces the protein MGFENIIYAKVGVGIAKVTLNRPEAINAYTLLMLGEMAEAFAQAKADSEVRTVILTGAGRGFCAGADLRTTSTMDFENALRTYYRPMIEGITGMGKPVIAMVNGVAAGAGMSTTLACDFRVAATNTRFVTAFSKIGLVPDAGMSYHLPRLIGIARAQEMISLNRDVSGEEAVSIGLATKVVAPEELEKATLEMAHSLANTTTLAFGITRQMLHSALQMTLDEALAQEEKNQAIAGASEDFKEGVAAFMEKRAPNFKGK